The following coding sequences are from one Chelonoidis abingdonii isolate Lonesome George chromosome 4, CheloAbing_2.0, whole genome shotgun sequence window:
- the LOC116815520 gene encoding LOW QUALITY PROTEIN: perforin-1-like (The sequence of the model RefSeq protein was modified relative to this genomic sequence to represent the inferred CDS: deleted 2 bases in 1 codon), whose protein sequence is MTGETQNTGDFGHLQSASFPAETQPSPGRRQTPGQKYSSARLLRQEGSAADSPSRVGEPIASAMPRFGAFIPLLLFIFPGASSHCHIGTANECEKHTTFVPGHSLAGEGIDVTTMGRKGAYLVDSSLWQYEDGTCTLCQNRLQGGQWQRLPLAAVDWRVRVSCRRKLSSSVQQSAMDMMESAASAVQNDWKVGLDVPVKPKVNVQVALAGSQSKLASFVVDHTRMDKYSFMSHEVSCGYYRFRVSETPPLTSHFTLALENLPDQYDSKSKVEYQELISNYGTHYMSQLQLGGRARDVTAVRVCKAAMSSLSEDEIKDCLSMEAAVSIGVGSVKGGYSKCEEEKKKGKVRGSFHETYQERHVEVEGGEITTDVLFSGHDAKLFSAWIESLKASPGLVSYSLHPIHILVEQDDPKREALRQAVSEYILEKALVRNCTRSCPPGTQRSAHDPCSCICPGDAMTNTMCCSRERGLGKLMVTVKKASGLWGDQSTATDAFVKVFFESREIRTSTIWNNNSPVWYVPLDFGTIHLTSASKIRVQVWDEDKWDDDLLGSCDIPLEAGGPHQKDCYLNHGRIWFQYSLRCGPHLGGRSCFDYVSQPPQQSTAKGKEVEAFW, encoded by the exons gAGGGTTCCGCAGCCGACAGCCCCTCCAGGGTGGGGGAACCTATCGCATCAGCCATGCCCAGATTTGGTGCCttcatccccctcctcctcttcatcttcccAGGAGCCTCCTCCCATTGTCATATAGGCACGGCCAATGAATGCGAGAAGCACACGACATTCGTGCCCGGgcacagcctggctggggagggcatCGATGTGACCACAATGGGCAGGAAGGGGGCTTATCTGGTCGACAGTAGCCTCTGGCAGTACGAAGACGGCACCTGCACCCTGTGCCAGAACCGACTGCAGGGAGGGCAGTGGCAAAGGCTGCCGCTGGCTGCGGTGGACTGGCGGGTCCGTGTCTCATGCCGCCGGAAGCTGAGCAGCTCAGTGCAGCAGTCGGCGATGGACATGATGGAGTCGGCAGCGTCTGCGGTGCAGAACGACTGGAAGGTGGGGCTGGACGTACCTGTGAAGCCCAAGGTTAATGTCCAGGTGGCGCTGGCCGGATCGCAATCCAAACTGGCCAGTTTCGTGGTAGACCACACGCGGATGGACAaatacagcttcatgagccatgaggtGTCCTGCGGCTATTACAG GTTCCGGGTCAGCGAGACCCCCCCGCTCACCAGCCATTTCACTCTGGCACTGGAAAACCTCCCAGACCAGTATGACAGCAAATCAAAGGTGGAATACCAGGAGCTAATCAGCAACTATGGCACCCACTACATGTCCCAGCTGCAGTTGGGGGGCCGGGCGCGGGATGTGACGGCCGTGCGGGTCTGCAAAGCAGCAATGAGCAGCTTGAGTGAGGACGAGATCAAGGACTGCTTGAGCATGGAGGCGGCTGTGAGTATCGGAGTGGGCTCTGTCAAGGGTGGGTACAGCAAGTgcgaggaggagaagaagaaagggaaggtCCGGGGGAGCTTCCATGAGACGTATCAGGAGCGCCacgtggaggtggagggaggggagatcacgACTGACGTGCTGTTCTCCGGCCATGATGCCAAGCTCTTCTCAGCCTGGATAGAGAGCCTcaaagccagccctggcctggtgTCCTATTCGCTGCACCCCATCCACATCCTGGTGGAGCAGGATGACCCAAAGCGGGAGGCGCTGAGGCAGGCAGTCAGTGAGTACATCCTGGAGAAGGCCCTGGTGAGGAAttgcacccgaagctgccccccGGGGACTCAACGCAGCGCCCATGACCCCTGCTCCTGCATCTGCCCCGGGGATGCCATGACCAACACCATGTGCTGCTCGCGGGAGCGTGGCCTGGGGAAGCTGATGGTGACAGTGAAGAAGGCCAGTGGCCTCTGGGGGGACCAATCTACTGCTACGGATGCCTTCGTCAAGGTCTTCTTTGAGAGCAGGGAGATCCGGACCAGCACCATTTGGAACAACAACAGTCCTGTCTGGTACGTCCCCTTGGACTTTGGTACCATTCACCTCACCAGCGCCAGCAAGATCCGTGTCCAGGTCTGGGATGAGGACAAGTGGGATGATGACCTGCTGGGAAGCTGCGACATCCCACTGGAGGCTGGGGGACCCCACCAGAAGGATTGCTACCTGAATCACGGCCGCATCTGGTTCCAGTACAGCCTGCGCTGCGGGCCCCACCTCGGGGGCCGGAGCTGCTTTGACTATgtctcccagccaccccagcagAGCACAGCCAAGGGAAAGGAGGTGGAGGCCTTCTGGTGA